From the Oleiphilus messinensis genome, one window contains:
- a CDS encoding DUF4214 domain-containing protein, translating to MNGMCLRDYWSNPLKMMCVVVLFVCVIITQKLWANDCESRQYTESERKVADAYIAYYGRPADFEGLKYWSEILEQEGGDISRIIQAFGNSEEFDAAFGDLSNEELIKNLFRQMFGRDPDDAGLAFYLEELESGRRTLQSITLDVLNGAQNKDLQVVENRFELASFYTNLVEQHAEIEYSSQITDNLLDTVTYSKHHQLTCLALYMYYGLIPSEPYIALLDLEPDNNFYITAPEISPAIVYSGIVGTITYPNDNEDYLLLNTKDSEEPIPVLFRLDTVTSQTVGDLDLEVLDESLNQVGLSQNKNTSLGAEQISIDLLPNSVYYVRVYQFGNIDGRPSIRYDLTIILQE from the coding sequence ATGAATGGAATGTGCTTGAGGGACTATTGGAGCAATCCTTTGAAGATGATGTGTGTAGTCGTTTTGTTTGTCTGTGTAATCATTACACAGAAGTTGTGGGCAAATGACTGCGAGTCCAGGCAGTACACAGAGTCAGAGCGTAAGGTCGCAGATGCCTATATTGCCTATTATGGTCGCCCTGCTGATTTTGAGGGATTAAAGTATTGGTCTGAGATATTGGAGCAAGAAGGTGGTGATATTAGTCGCATCATTCAAGCTTTCGGTAATTCTGAAGAGTTTGATGCGGCATTTGGAGATTTATCGAATGAAGAATTGATTAAGAATTTATTTAGACAAATGTTTGGCCGTGACCCGGATGACGCTGGGTTAGCATTCTATCTGGAAGAGCTTGAGAGCGGGCGAAGAACTCTCCAAAGTATAACTCTTGATGTACTAAATGGTGCGCAAAACAAAGACCTGCAGGTAGTGGAAAATCGTTTTGAGCTAGCATCGTTTTATACGAACTTGGTAGAACAACATGCTGAAATAGAATACTCAAGTCAGATAACGGATAATCTGCTGGATACTGTTACTTATTCGAAACACCATCAATTAACATGTTTGGCTTTATATATGTACTACGGATTAATACCTTCTGAACCGTATATCGCGCTATTGGATCTGGAGCCAGATAACAATTTTTATATTACCGCTCCTGAGATATCTCCTGCCATCGTATATTCCGGGATAGTTGGAACGATTACCTACCCCAATGATAATGAAGACTATTTACTATTAAATACTAAAGATTCAGAAGAGCCAATACCTGTATTATTTCGGCTAGATACTGTGACCTCTCAAACTGTTGGTGATCTAGATCTTGAAGTTCTAGATGAGTCATTGAATCAGGTCGGCTTGTCGCAAAACAAGAATACCTCACTAGGTGCCGAGCAAATATCAATTGATTTGCTCCCAAACTCAGTCTATTACGTCCGAGTATATCAGTTTGGAAACATAGATGGCCGACCTTCAATAAGGTACGATTTGACAATTATACTACAAGAATAA
- a CDS encoding type II toxin-antitoxin system MqsA family antitoxin, protein MKCPVCGAADLIHDTRDINYSYKGETTTIPSITGEFCPACSEFILDRDEAKMYGDQIRHFNQQVNASIIDPSYISEVRKKLHLDQKQAAEIFGGGVNAFSRYETGKTKPPLSLIKLLKVLDRHPELLNEVRAI, encoded by the coding sequence ATGAAATGTCCTGTTTGTGGTGCCGCTGATTTAATACACGACACGCGTGATATAAATTACAGTTACAAAGGCGAGACAACGACTATACCCAGTATAACTGGGGAGTTTTGCCCTGCGTGCTCTGAGTTTATTCTTGATCGAGATGAAGCGAAAATGTATGGAGACCAAATAAGACACTTTAATCAACAAGTTAACGCATCTATTATTGATCCGTCTTATATTTCTGAGGTCAGAAAAAAACTGCACTTAGATCAAAAACAAGCAGCGGAAATATTTGGAGGAGGAGTAAATGCTTTCTCTCGGTATGAGACTGGCAAAACGAAACCTCCTCTGTCATTGATTAAACTGCTGAAAGTTTTAGATCGTCATCCTGAGCTATTAAATGAAGTAAGAGCTATCTAA
- a CDS encoding type II toxin-antitoxin system MqsR family toxin has protein sequence MEKRTPHCKLAIVKGLVEQGKLRVTRSAIEGATLLGLDQDDIERTIMNLKSSDFYKSMTTYADHNIWQDVYRPNTSSADIYLKLTVVEDVLVISFKEL, from the coding sequence ATGGAAAAGCGAACCCCTCATTGCAAGTTGGCAATTGTTAAAGGGCTAGTAGAACAAGGAAAGCTAAGAGTCACAAGATCTGCTATTGAGGGCGCTACTCTTTTAGGTTTAGACCAGGATGATATTGAGCGTACCATCATGAATTTAAAGTCGTCGGACTTTTATAAAAGTATGACTACTTACGCTGATCATAATATTTGGCAAGATGTTTATCGACCAAATACAAGCTCTGCTGATATTTATCTAAAGCTAACAGTTGTTGAAGATGTCTTGGTAATTTCGTTTAAGGAGTTATAA
- a CDS encoding HD domain-containing protein, which yields MNVHPPLPLIDEILEPWRTVLGDDFQSYRNHCIRMALFCFALKANCTPEEKKKIQIAAAFHDIGIWIENTLDYIPPSVSPAMAYLTEHKLEPWSEEITLMITEHHKLTPYQNGAFPLVEVFRQGDLVDFSLGWVRNGLKKSEVNSIRSSLPNAGFHTMLFKRGFQWFKNHPFNPAPMMKW from the coding sequence ATGAATGTACATCCGCCGTTACCACTCATTGATGAAATTCTCGAACCATGGCGAACGGTATTGGGGGACGACTTTCAGAGCTATCGGAATCACTGTATCCGTATGGCACTGTTTTGCTTCGCGTTGAAGGCAAACTGTACGCCTGAAGAAAAAAAGAAAATCCAGATTGCCGCAGCATTCCATGATATTGGTATCTGGATTGAAAATACTCTCGACTATATCCCGCCTTCTGTTTCGCCGGCAATGGCGTATTTAACAGAGCATAAACTCGAGCCTTGGTCAGAGGAAATCACCCTGATGATCACGGAACATCATAAACTGACCCCTTATCAAAACGGGGCGTTTCCGTTGGTTGAGGTTTTCAGACAAGGTGACTTGGTGGATTTTTCACTGGGTTGGGTGCGAAACGGGCTGAAAAAGTCTGAAGTAAACAGCATTAGATCCAGCCTGCCAAATGCGGGCTTTCATACCATGTTATTCAAACGTGGATTTCAATGGTTTAAAAATCACCCCTTTAACCCTGCGCCGATGATGAAGTGGTAA
- a CDS encoding GlxA family transcriptional regulator, whose protein sequence is MDKNQSSIKIAYLIPDQYWSSTVTSAVEVFHGMALSARTTRQVNFNRFEISLLRTTRKNISGFSGFKVDTRCFADPAVRDIQFDAVVVPSVWELSGVNLKESRAALDWLRDQHENGSIIAGLVTGVFYLAEAGLLDGREATIHWASVNMFKQRYPNVKVTPQLQMVEADRVITTSSTPATFDVAILLIQRFLGDRAAEFASHYFTIRAKDAPLPRFLEPSCNDTLVDAARDAIRLNYSAEISLDTLAKQLNVTARTLSRRFVSATGHNPIQYLMKQRLNIARSLLQSTDLQIQQIAEQSGFGSATVFCRNFKKEFSQTPSEYRESLPSRR, encoded by the coding sequence ATGGACAAGAACCAATCATCAATCAAAATCGCCTACTTGATTCCAGATCAATATTGGAGCAGTACGGTGACCAGTGCGGTAGAGGTCTTCCACGGCATGGCCTTGAGCGCACGAACCACCCGACAGGTCAATTTCAACCGTTTTGAGATCAGTCTGTTAAGAACTACCCGGAAAAACATCAGTGGCTTTTCCGGATTCAAAGTGGATACCCGATGCTTTGCCGATCCAGCCGTCCGTGATATCCAGTTTGATGCGGTCGTCGTGCCCTCAGTATGGGAATTGTCAGGTGTGAATTTGAAGGAATCCAGAGCAGCACTGGATTGGCTCCGTGACCAACACGAAAACGGCAGCATCATCGCAGGCTTGGTGACCGGGGTATTTTATCTGGCAGAAGCGGGCCTACTCGATGGACGAGAGGCAACCATACACTGGGCCTCAGTAAATATGTTCAAACAACGCTACCCGAACGTGAAGGTCACACCGCAATTGCAAATGGTCGAAGCCGACAGGGTCATCACCACGTCCAGCACACCCGCAACGTTCGATGTCGCCATATTGTTAATCCAGCGGTTCCTGGGTGATCGGGCCGCAGAGTTTGCGTCTCATTACTTCACTATCCGCGCGAAGGATGCACCACTGCCCCGCTTTCTGGAGCCCAGCTGCAATGATACGCTGGTGGATGCCGCGCGAGATGCCATCCGGCTGAACTATTCAGCGGAAATTTCGCTGGATACACTGGCCAAACAACTCAATGTCACCGCCCGAACCCTGTCAAGGCGCTTCGTCAGTGCCACGGGCCATAATCCCATCCAATACTTGATGAAACAACGGCTCAACATCGCCCGAAGCCTGCTTCAATCTACAGACCTGCAAATCCAGCAAATTGCCGAGCAATCAGGATTCGGCTCTGCCACAGTATTTTGTCGAAACTTTAAAAAAGAATTTTCTCAAACCCCCTCGGAATACCGGGAATCATTACCGAGTAGGCGATAA
- a CDS encoding aromatic ring-hydroxylating oxygenase subunit alpha, with product MDRQTEIRLIKDVLALKAKGETQYHASTQTHSTERYVSDVWFKQELDNIFLGRPMAIGVASEVPNVGDYIALDWIKGMSLLMVRDQHNHIRVFANACRHRNARLVEHGKGGCKKKFSCPYHAWTYSTEGELVGAPDFERGFSDLDKKALGLIEFNSRVVQGIVFVHLDLDQQLPETLLADEMKSGFDFLDIEKQRVYKRRSYVLKANWKILTEGGIEAYHFNVAHRNTLAPFFLGNLSTWETWGGMDMRMILPKKTMLEASSLPEDKWDMRKMANIIYTLSPSLLFLAQPDNISLIRMVPLSPGETRIEEVLLVDAPKNGSNAWSEEELKRHETNHNLVYKILSEDWLLGEAIQANMESGVVKEVHFGRFESALTWFHTEYEKALGLDNRMIARAV from the coding sequence ATGGACCGACAAACTGAAATTCGATTAATTAAAGATGTGTTGGCGTTGAAGGCAAAAGGTGAAACCCAATACCATGCGTCTACTCAAACTCATTCGACTGAGCGGTACGTATCGGATGTTTGGTTTAAACAAGAACTGGACAACATTTTTCTCGGGCGGCCAATGGCTATCGGTGTCGCCAGTGAAGTGCCAAATGTGGGTGACTACATTGCACTGGACTGGATTAAGGGCATGTCATTGCTCATGGTGCGGGATCAGCACAATCATATCCGTGTCTTTGCCAACGCCTGTCGCCATCGTAATGCCCGCCTGGTGGAGCATGGCAAGGGAGGGTGCAAGAAGAAATTCAGTTGTCCTTATCATGCCTGGACCTATAGCACTGAAGGTGAATTGGTCGGGGCACCAGATTTTGAGCGGGGATTCAGCGACCTGGACAAGAAAGCGTTGGGACTCATCGAATTTAACAGCCGCGTGGTACAGGGCATTGTATTTGTTCATCTTGATCTCGACCAGCAATTGCCGGAGACCTTGCTCGCTGATGAAATGAAATCCGGCTTTGATTTTCTGGATATTGAAAAGCAACGGGTCTACAAGCGCCGCAGTTATGTTTTGAAGGCGAACTGGAAAATCCTGACCGAAGGTGGCATCGAGGCCTACCATTTTAATGTCGCGCACCGGAATACCCTTGCCCCTTTTTTCCTGGGAAACCTGTCTACATGGGAAACCTGGGGCGGCATGGATATGCGTATGATACTCCCCAAAAAAACAATGCTTGAAGCTAGCAGTTTGCCCGAAGATAAATGGGACATGCGTAAAATGGCCAATATTATTTACACGCTGTCTCCGTCGTTGCTGTTTCTGGCTCAACCCGACAACATTTCGCTGATCAGGATGGTACCGTTAAGCCCAGGCGAGACGCGGATCGAAGAGGTGCTTTTGGTTGATGCCCCCAAGAATGGCTCAAACGCATGGTCAGAAGAAGAACTCAAACGCCATGAAACCAATCATAATCTGGTCTATAAAATCTTGAGTGAAGATTGGCTGCTGGGAGAAGCAATCCAGGCCAATATGGAGAGTGGCGTTGTGAAGGAAGTGCACTTTGGCCGTTTCGAGTCGGCATTAACTTGGTTTCATACTGAATACGAGAAGGCATTGGGGCTGGATAACCGTATGATCGCTCGAGCAGTATAG
- a CDS encoding histidine kinase dimerization/phospho-acceptor domain-containing protein: MNISNKLGIAFVSSIFLVGFTAYYGMLEVEENFNDVIKSETLKVESALEMEINLNEAGSSLFVYLTDPNPVLLDRFSRDISELHHYFNQIQQEARLAGEGLETLEVVRVKITKFESSAENLISVVDRQNLLILERRSLLDEDIEPLLDNELQPSINENEPDFIDKLRAFMELEINIHELISAVRGYLLRHDAYLKDRIADSISDFEYWHSTLEHLELTPLQHEKFNKLLVYFADIKSMSIQILDMEDRKAAIVLDMEQLMAELDVLFDTKIQRRAENEIVEARAQTLSIITLIEWVIIGTVLLGLIMTYLIISPITRNIRELSRGIVDMRSGNAAAVHIDSKDEFGQLANAFNEMSGAIQEKTKSLEAINTELENQIAMRREAVSDKDKADAANEAKSVFLTSMSHEIRTPLNAVIGLTELTLRSDLSERQREQLKRVVSSGKNLLGLINHILDYSKIEAGDLRLESVDFGLDEVLSSMADIVYLKAEENGSEVIINVKEDVPTRLIGDPLRIGQILINLAGNAAKFTENGNIIITVEK; the protein is encoded by the coding sequence GTGAATATCTCCAACAAATTAGGGATAGCCTTTGTATCAAGTATCTTTCTCGTCGGCTTCACTGCCTACTATGGCATGCTGGAAGTTGAAGAAAACTTCAATGATGTCATCAAGTCTGAAACGCTCAAGGTTGAGTCTGCTCTTGAAATGGAGATTAATCTGAACGAGGCAGGCTCATCATTGTTTGTGTATCTTACGGACCCAAACCCTGTTCTGCTGGATCGATTTAGCCGGGATATTTCGGAATTACACCATTATTTCAACCAGATACAACAGGAAGCTCGTCTCGCCGGGGAAGGGCTTGAGACACTTGAAGTCGTCCGGGTAAAAATTACAAAGTTTGAGTCCTCAGCAGAAAATCTGATATCGGTTGTTGATCGACAGAATTTGCTGATTCTTGAGCGTAGGTCGTTATTGGATGAAGACATTGAACCGTTGCTGGATAACGAACTTCAGCCGAGTATCAATGAAAATGAGCCTGATTTCATTGATAAATTACGTGCCTTTATGGAGTTGGAGATTAACATTCATGAATTAATCTCTGCTGTCCGTGGCTATCTGTTGCGTCATGATGCCTATTTGAAAGACCGGATAGCAGACAGTATTTCGGACTTCGAATACTGGCACAGTACTTTGGAACATCTTGAGCTCACTCCGTTGCAACATGAAAAGTTCAATAAGTTGCTGGTTTACTTTGCAGATATAAAATCCATGAGTATCCAGATTCTGGATATGGAGGACCGGAAGGCCGCTATCGTTCTGGATATGGAACAGCTCATGGCTGAACTGGATGTTCTGTTTGATACCAAGATTCAAAGGCGGGCCGAGAATGAGATTGTTGAAGCCCGCGCCCAAACGCTTTCTATCATTACCCTGATAGAGTGGGTGATTATTGGAACGGTGTTGCTGGGGTTGATTATGACCTACCTGATTATATCCCCGATTACGCGCAATATTCGCGAATTAAGCCGTGGCATTGTCGATATGCGAAGTGGCAACGCGGCAGCAGTGCATATTGACTCCAAAGATGAATTTGGCCAGCTGGCTAATGCGTTTAACGAAATGTCAGGTGCAATTCAGGAGAAAACAAAATCCCTAGAGGCGATTAATACCGAGCTTGAAAATCAAATTGCCATGCGTAGAGAGGCCGTCAGCGATAAAGATAAAGCAGATGCGGCGAACGAGGCCAAGTCAGTCTTTCTGACTTCGATGAGTCATGAGATCCGAACACCTCTGAATGCCGTGATTGGTCTTACGGAACTGACGTTGAGAAGCGATTTATCGGAGCGTCAGCGAGAGCAACTGAAGCGGGTTGTTTCTTCTGGCAAGAATTTGTTGGGCTTGATCAACCATATTCTTGATTATTCCAAAATTGAAGCCGGCGATTTACGGCTCGAATCTGTTGATTTTGGTTTGGATGAAGTGTTGTCCAGCATGGCAGATATTGTCTATCTCAAAGCGGAAGAAAATGGCTCGGAAGTGATTATTAATGTGAAGGAGGATGTCCCAACTCGTTTGATTGGTGACCCGCTTCGAATTGGCCAGATTCTGATAAATCTGGCGGGTAATGCCGCTAAGTTTACGGAAAACGGGAACATCATTATCACGGTGGAAAAGTAA
- a CDS encoding response regulator yields the protein MIRICVSDTGIGMSDQEQKKLFNAFVQASDSTSRKYGGTGLGLTISKRLVEAMGGQISVESTEGIGSTFSFTFPLVETEERESAMFLNQLEHGQYPIVIIDDNQAVLDTLERTLTRIGFPVRCIASSVESVVQIVDYISSGQLPKIILVDLIMPEMDGLETIQRFATLTEGQKPEIILMAAHQDVDHFQNGIKVYGIEHILHKPVNTAHLLDTLVDIFKGNKTKKSQKVGSIDVAQTVRAVREGLKLLLVEDNEMNQMVGVGVLEQAGFYVDVADTGVSALEKIGKQSADDQYHLVIMDVEMPEMNGFEATKVLRSQAQYVNLPIIAMTAHAFEEQRNACFEAGMNDHIPKPIDARELISTVNYWISKYDNQDGFHK from the coding sequence ATGATTCGTATCTGTGTATCCGATACCGGGATTGGCATGTCTGATCAGGAGCAAAAGAAACTCTTTAATGCTTTTGTCCAGGCGAGCGACAGCACATCGCGTAAGTATGGGGGAACCGGGCTGGGTTTGACGATATCCAAACGGCTGGTTGAAGCGATGGGCGGGCAGATATCCGTGGAATCTACAGAAGGGATTGGCAGCACCTTCAGTTTTACGTTTCCGCTGGTTGAAACCGAGGAGCGGGAAAGTGCGATGTTTCTGAACCAGCTTGAGCATGGACAATATCCTATTGTCATTATCGATGATAACCAGGCCGTGCTCGATACCCTGGAGCGTACGTTGACCCGAATCGGGTTTCCTGTGAGGTGCATCGCCTCCAGCGTGGAATCTGTTGTGCAGATCGTTGACTATATTTCCAGTGGCCAGTTACCCAAAATTATTCTCGTAGATTTGATTATGCCGGAGATGGATGGCCTGGAAACCATTCAGCGCTTTGCCACGCTGACAGAAGGGCAAAAACCGGAGATTATCCTGATGGCCGCCCATCAGGATGTTGATCACTTTCAAAATGGCATCAAAGTATACGGCATTGAGCATATTCTCCATAAACCCGTTAACACTGCACATTTACTGGATACTCTGGTCGACATTTTCAAAGGCAACAAAACGAAAAAAAGCCAGAAAGTGGGTTCAATCGATGTTGCCCAAACTGTGCGAGCGGTTCGGGAGGGGCTGAAGTTGTTGCTTGTGGAAGATAATGAAATGAACCAGATGGTTGGGGTGGGGGTCTTGGAGCAAGCCGGTTTTTATGTTGATGTTGCGGATACCGGGGTCAGTGCATTGGAAAAAATTGGTAAGCAGTCTGCCGATGATCAATATCACTTGGTGATCATGGATGTTGAAATGCCGGAGATGAATGGCTTTGAGGCAACCAAAGTCCTTCGATCGCAAGCACAATATGTGAATCTACCCATTATTGCCATGACCGCCCATGCCTTCGAAGAGCAGCGTAATGCCTGTTTTGAAGCGGGCATGAATGACCACATCCCCAAACCAATTGATGCACGGGAGTTAATTTCTACCGTCAATTACTGGATTAGTAAATACGATAATCAGGACGGTTTTCATAAATGA